One window from the genome of Crassostrea angulata isolate pt1a10 chromosome 2, ASM2561291v2, whole genome shotgun sequence encodes:
- the LOC128171458 gene encoding uncharacterized protein LOC128171458, with the protein MANAMFVVTFLSNKFGGLRLEFNGHQYMINSRRGDRRYWKCVIPECAARLNTHHEFITKFVHHHNHEPDAVDVKVRRIMEKIKQRSKEETKPVPAIYKEERCLLRSEEFIEFIGQ; encoded by the exons ATGGCTAATGCTATGTTTGTAGTTACTTTCTTGTCCAACAAGTTTGGCGGTTTACGTCTCGAATTCAACGGTCATCAATACATG ATCAATTCTCGGAGAGGAGACCGACGCTACTGGAAGTGTGTGATTCCGGAATGTGCTGCCAGACTCAACACGCATCATGAGTTCATCACAAAGTTCGTGCATCACCACAACCATGAACCAGATGCCGTCGACGTTAAAGTAAGAAGAATCATGgagaaaataaaacagagaaGCAAAGAAGAGACCAAACCAGTGCCAGCAATCTATAAGGAAGAACGATGCCTTCTCCGATCAGAGGAATTCATCGAATTCATCGGACAATAA